A window of Tautonia plasticadhaerens contains these coding sequences:
- a CDS encoding aldo/keto reductase — protein MRRSELGRGGFEVSAIGLGCWGMSGSYGPADEAESVATLHHALDRGVTLIDTADSYGDDGHNERLLGRALDGRRHEAVLATKTGFVRRTAADGTTAVEVDGRPGRIRSACEASLARLRTEVIDLYYLHRADPDVPIEESVGAMAELVAAGKVRAIGLSEVSEATLRRAHAAHPIAALQSEYSPWTREPEAAVMPACRELGIAFVPFSPLGRGFLTGTLTDPRRLARGDWRASNARFAGGNLARNLALLRPLEEVARPHGAKPGQVALAWVLSRGERVIPIPGMKRRTHLDENAAAADIGLTPEEIARLDAAFPPGAAAGDRYDPGQARWLGR, from the coding sequence ATGAGGCGAAGTGAACTCGGCAGGGGTGGGTTCGAGGTCTCGGCGATCGGCCTGGGCTGCTGGGGGATGTCCGGCTCCTACGGCCCCGCCGACGAGGCCGAGTCGGTCGCCACCCTGCACCACGCCCTCGACCGGGGGGTCACCCTCATCGACACCGCCGACTCCTACGGCGACGACGGCCACAACGAACGCCTCCTCGGTCGGGCCCTGGACGGGCGACGCCACGAGGCGGTCCTGGCGACCAAGACCGGCTTCGTCCGCCGGACGGCGGCCGACGGCACGACGGCCGTCGAGGTCGACGGCCGCCCCGGGCGCATCCGATCGGCCTGCGAGGCGAGCCTGGCCCGCCTGCGGACGGAGGTGATCGACCTGTACTACCTCCACCGGGCCGACCCGGACGTGCCGATCGAGGAGTCGGTCGGGGCGATGGCCGAGCTGGTCGCCGCCGGCAAGGTCCGGGCCATCGGGCTGTCGGAGGTCTCCGAGGCCACGCTGCGGCGGGCGCACGCCGCCCACCCGATCGCCGCCCTCCAGTCGGAGTACTCGCCCTGGACGAGGGAGCCGGAGGCGGCGGTCATGCCGGCCTGCCGGGAGCTGGGGATCGCCTTCGTCCCCTTCAGCCCGCTGGGCCGGGGCTTCCTCACCGGCACGCTGACCGACCCGAGGCGCCTGGCCCGGGGCGACTGGCGGGCATCGAACGCCCGCTTCGCCGGGGGGAACCTCGCCCGCAACCTCGCCCTGCTGCGGCCCCTGGAGGAGGTCGCCCGGCCCCACGGGGCGAAGCCGGGCCAGGTCGCCCTGGCCTGGGTGCTCTCCCGTGGCGAGCGGGTCATCCCGATCCCCGGCATGAAGCGGCGGACTCACCTGGACGAGAACGCGGCGGCGGCGGACATCGGGCTGACGCCCGAGGAGATCGCCCGGCTGGACGCCGCCTTCCCGCCCGGAGCCGCCGCGGGCGACCGCTACGACCCCGGGCAGGCCCGCTGGCTGGGCCGTTAG
- a CDS encoding pirin family protein yields MMTIRGAGERGHFDHGWLDTYHTFSFARYVDRRHMGFRALRVINEDRVAPGRGFGTHPHGDMEIVTYVLSGALEHRDSLGTGSVIRPGELQRMTAGTGITHSEFNPSESEPVHLYQIWLLPEREGLEPSYEQKAFPEDERRNRLRLVASPDGTGGSLTIRQDARLYLATLDGGREVSHELAPGRHAWLQVLRGGVTLNGSALSAGDGAALGDESALAIRADEPSEVLLFDLA; encoded by the coding sequence ATGATGACGATCCGCGGGGCGGGCGAGCGGGGCCACTTCGACCACGGCTGGCTCGACACCTACCACACCTTCTCGTTCGCCCGGTACGTCGACCGTCGCCACATGGGGTTCCGCGCCCTGCGGGTCATCAACGAGGACCGGGTGGCGCCGGGGCGGGGCTTCGGCACCCACCCGCACGGCGACATGGAGATCGTCACCTACGTCCTCTCCGGGGCGCTGGAGCACCGGGACAGCCTGGGCACCGGCAGCGTGATCCGCCCCGGCGAGCTGCAGCGGATGACCGCCGGCACGGGCATCACGCACAGCGAGTTCAACCCCTCGGAGTCCGAGCCGGTCCACCTCTACCAGATCTGGCTGCTGCCGGAGCGGGAGGGGCTGGAGCCGTCCTACGAGCAGAAGGCGTTCCCCGAGGACGAGCGGCGCAACCGGCTGCGGCTGGTCGCCTCGCCCGACGGGACCGGGGGCTCACTGACGATCCGGCAGGACGCCCGGCTCTACCTCGCCACGCTGGACGGCGGCCGGGAGGTCTCGCACGAACTGGCACCGGGCCGCCACGCCTGGCTCCAGGTCTTGCGAGGCGGCGTCACCCTGAACGGATCGGCCCTCTCCGCCGGAGATGGGGCCGCCCTCGGCGACGAGTCGGCCCTGGCGATCCGGGCCGACGAACCGTCGGAGGTCTTGCTGTTCGACCTGGCGTGA
- the wrbA gene encoding NAD(P)H:quinone oxidoreductase — protein MAVKIQVVFYSMHGHLYRMAEAVAEGARRVEGADVALFQVPELVPEEALEESGAKAARAAFAHVPVMEPGRLAEADAILFGTPTRFGNMCAQMRNFLDRTTRLWLSGALVGKVGSVFASTASQHGGQETTITSFHTTLLHHGMIIVGVPYSEQRLVQMDEIGGGTPYGATTLAGADGSRQPSAIELEIARFQGRHVAEITRRLVSAH, from the coding sequence ATCGCCGTGAAGATCCAGGTGGTGTTCTACAGCATGCACGGCCACCTCTACCGCATGGCCGAGGCCGTCGCCGAGGGCGCCCGCCGGGTCGAGGGGGCGGACGTGGCCCTGTTTCAGGTGCCCGAGCTGGTGCCCGAGGAGGCGCTGGAGGAGAGCGGGGCGAAGGCCGCCCGGGCGGCCTTCGCCCACGTGCCGGTCATGGAGCCGGGCCGGCTGGCCGAGGCCGACGCCATCCTCTTCGGCACGCCGACCCGCTTCGGCAACATGTGCGCCCAGATGCGCAACTTCCTCGACCGCACGACGAGGCTCTGGCTCTCGGGCGCCCTGGTCGGCAAGGTGGGCAGCGTGTTCGCCTCCACGGCCAGCCAGCACGGCGGGCAGGAGACGACGATCACCAGCTTCCACACCACGCTGCTGCACCACGGCATGATCATCGTCGGCGTGCCGTACTCCGAGCAGCGGCTCGTGCAGATGGACGAGATCGGCGGCGGGACGCCCTACGGGGCGACCACGCTGGCCGGGGCCGACGGCAGTCGGCAGCCGAGCGCCATCGAGCTGGAGATCGCCCGCTTCCAGGGCCGACACGTCGCCGAGATCACCCGACGGCTGGTGTCCGCTCACTGA